Proteins encoded together in one Microbacterium sp. zg-Y625 window:
- a CDS encoding class II 3-deoxy-7-phosphoheptulonate synthase, whose translation MLPQTDPLDAWRALPIKQQPLWADPDAVAAVSSEIATLPPLVFAGEVDNLRERLARAASGKAFLLQGGDCAETFAGATAEQIRNRIKTVLQMAVVLTYGASMPVVKMGRMAGQFAKPRSSDTETRGDVTLPAYRGDIVNGYDFTAGSRQPDPARLLKGYHTAASTLNLIRAFTQGGFADLREVHSWNKGFASNPANQRYERLAGEIDRAIKFMEAAGADFDELRRVEFYTGHEGLLMDYERPMTRIDSRTGTPYNTSAHFLWIGERTRDLDGAHVDYFSKIRNPIGVKLGPTTSTDTALKLIDKLDPEREPGRLTFITRMGAGKIRDALPPLLEAVKDSGATPLWVTDPMHGNGITTPTGYKTRRFDDVVDEVRGFFEAHRAVGTFPGGIHVELTGDDVTECLGGSEKIDEATLATRYESLCDPRLNHMQSLELAFLVAEELEKR comes from the coding sequence ATGCTCCCGCAGACCGACCCCCTCGACGCCTGGCGCGCGTTGCCGATCAAGCAGCAGCCCCTCTGGGCGGACCCGGATGCCGTTGCCGCCGTCTCGAGCGAGATCGCGACGCTGCCCCCGCTGGTGTTCGCCGGAGAGGTCGACAACCTGCGCGAGCGCCTGGCGCGCGCCGCGTCCGGCAAGGCTTTCCTGCTGCAGGGCGGGGACTGCGCCGAGACGTTCGCCGGCGCCACCGCCGAGCAGATCCGCAACCGCATCAAGACGGTGCTGCAGATGGCCGTCGTGCTGACGTACGGCGCCTCCATGCCGGTCGTGAAGATGGGGCGCATGGCGGGGCAGTTCGCCAAGCCGCGCTCGAGCGACACCGAGACCCGCGGCGACGTGACGCTGCCGGCCTACCGTGGCGACATCGTCAACGGCTACGACTTCACCGCCGGGTCGCGCCAGCCCGACCCCGCACGGCTGCTGAAGGGCTACCACACCGCGGCATCCACGCTGAACCTCATCCGCGCGTTCACGCAGGGTGGCTTCGCGGATCTGCGCGAGGTGCACAGCTGGAACAAGGGGTTCGCCTCGAACCCGGCCAACCAGCGGTACGAGCGCCTCGCGGGCGAGATCGACCGGGCCATCAAGTTCATGGAGGCTGCGGGAGCAGACTTCGACGAGCTGCGGCGCGTGGAGTTCTACACCGGCCACGAGGGCCTGCTGATGGACTACGAGCGCCCCATGACGCGCATCGACTCGCGCACCGGCACGCCGTACAACACCTCCGCTCACTTCCTGTGGATCGGTGAGCGCACCCGTGACCTCGACGGCGCGCACGTCGACTACTTCTCGAAGATCCGCAACCCCATCGGGGTGAAGCTCGGTCCCACCACCTCGACCGACACGGCGCTGAAGCTCATCGACAAGCTCGACCCCGAGCGGGAGCCCGGACGCCTGACGTTCATCACCCGCATGGGCGCCGGCAAGATCCGCGATGCGCTGCCGCCGCTGCTGGAGGCCGTGAAGGACTCCGGCGCGACGCCGCTGTGGGTGACGGACCCGATGCACGGCAACGGCATCACGACGCCCACCGGCTACAAGACGCGTCGCTTCGACGACGTCGTCGACGAGGTGCGCGGATTCTTCGAGGCGCACCGCGCTGTGGGGACGTTCCCGGGCGGCATCCACGTCGAGCTCACCGGCGACGACGTGACCGAGTGCCTGGGCGGGTCGGAGAAGATCGACGAGGCCACCCTCGCGACGCGCTACGAGTCGCTGTGCGACCCGCGCCTGAACCACATGCAGAGCCTGGAGCTGGCGTTCCTCGTCGCCGAGGAGCTCGAGAAGCGCTGA
- a CDS encoding lysophospholipid acyltransferase family protein, whose translation MFYWLMKYIVIGPVVKAIFRPWIVGRTNIPREGAAILASNHLSVSDSVFLPLMIDRPMSFLAKSDYFTGKGLKGWATRMFMKATGQIPIDRTGGKASEASLNTGLQVLGGGDLLGIYPEGTRSPDGKLYRGRTGIARMALEARVPVIPVVMVDTDAVMPIGRTIPRVGRVGMVIGEPLDFSRYRGMENDRYVLRSVTDEIMVALQRLGEQRYDDVYASTVKSRAVSAS comes from the coding sequence GTGTTCTACTGGCTCATGAAGTACATCGTGATCGGACCGGTCGTCAAGGCCATCTTCCGACCGTGGATCGTGGGCCGGACCAACATCCCCCGTGAGGGCGCGGCGATCCTCGCCAGCAATCACCTGTCGGTGAGCGACTCGGTCTTCCTTCCGCTCATGATCGACCGACCGATGTCGTTCCTGGCCAAGAGCGACTACTTCACCGGCAAGGGTCTCAAGGGCTGGGCGACCCGCATGTTCATGAAGGCCACCGGTCAGATCCCCATCGACCGCACCGGCGGCAAGGCCTCCGAGGCGTCGCTGAACACGGGGCTGCAGGTGCTCGGGGGCGGCGATCTTCTCGGCATCTACCCCGAGGGCACCCGCAGCCCCGACGGCAAGCTGTACCGCGGCCGCACCGGCATCGCGCGCATGGCGCTCGAGGCGCGCGTCCCCGTCATTCCCGTGGTGATGGTGGACACCGACGCCGTCATGCCCATCGGCCGCACGATCCCGCGAGTCGGCCGCGTCGGGATGGTCATCGGGGAGCCGCTGGACTTCTCCCGCTACCGGGGCATGGAGAACGACCGCTACGTGCTGCGCTCGGTGACCGACGAGATCATGGTGGCGTTGCAGCGTCTGGGTGAGCAGCGCTACGACGACGTCTACGCCTCGACGGTGAAGAGCCGCGCGGTCTCGGCGTCCTGA
- the pknB gene encoding Stk1 family PASTA domain-containing Ser/Thr kinase, producing the protein MSTSQQTDPLIGRLVDGRYRVRARIARGGMATVYVATDLRLERRIALKVMHGHLSDDSIFQSRFIQEARAAARLADPHVVNVFDQGQDGDMAYLVMEYLPGITLRELLREQRRLTVPQTITIMDAVLSGLAAAHRANIVHRDVKPENVLLAEDGRIKIGDFGLARATTANTATGQMLLGTIAYLAPELVTRGSADARSDIYALGIMLYEMLTGEQPYKGEQPMQIAYQHATDSVPRPSAKNPGVPEPLDELVLWATERDPDERPSDAREMLDRLREIERSLGVAPQVVRTAPIGVVPEDDMLDSGEMTKVLPGAFTAPTVTSDVDNATRLRRRTQRNAAKGGWLVTIVVLLAGLAAGTGWWFGSGPGSQVAVPDVIGMTFADAEAALSLETLQAVEDGENNLEVPAGQVIRTEPTPGSRVDQETPVTVFISRGPAEVSLAGLAGMSEAQAREYLDQNIVRVQDEVAREFRDDVERDIVLAASITPRDGGDPVDCSGGCAVRQDDLASLTVSAGAVPDVGGASVESATRTLDEVGLLVASDTIGEWSADIDKGRVLGVAGVDGPLRPGDTVTLVVSKGPQPIEVPDVTGYTVADAMQTLADAGFEPGTALPEIAWGIFTVSNTSPEAGSWQLPGTSITVRVTG; encoded by the coding sequence GTGAGCACGAGCCAGCAGACGGATCCGCTGATCGGCCGTCTGGTCGACGGCCGATACCGTGTGCGTGCTCGCATCGCCCGTGGCGGCATGGCCACGGTGTACGTCGCGACCGATCTGCGGCTCGAGCGGCGCATCGCCTTGAAGGTGATGCACGGGCACCTCTCGGACGACTCGATCTTCCAGAGCCGGTTCATCCAGGAGGCCCGGGCCGCCGCCCGCCTGGCCGACCCGCACGTCGTGAACGTGTTCGACCAGGGCCAGGACGGCGACATGGCGTACCTCGTCATGGAGTACCTGCCCGGCATCACCCTGCGGGAGCTGCTGCGCGAACAGCGCCGGCTCACCGTTCCCCAGACCATCACGATCATGGATGCCGTGCTCTCGGGGCTGGCGGCAGCCCACCGCGCCAACATCGTGCACCGCGACGTCAAGCCCGAGAACGTGCTGCTGGCCGAGGACGGTCGCATCAAGATCGGCGACTTCGGCCTCGCCCGCGCGACGACGGCCAACACCGCGACCGGACAGATGCTGCTGGGCACGATCGCGTACCTCGCGCCGGAGCTGGTGACGCGCGGGAGCGCCGACGCCCGCAGCGACATCTACGCCCTCGGCATCATGCTGTACGAGATGCTCACCGGCGAGCAGCCCTACAAGGGCGAGCAGCCGATGCAGATCGCGTACCAGCACGCGACCGACTCGGTCCCCCGCCCGAGCGCGAAGAACCCCGGCGTCCCCGAGCCGCTCGACGAGCTCGTGCTGTGGGCCACCGAGCGCGACCCCGATGAACGCCCGTCCGACGCGCGCGAGATGCTCGACCGGCTGCGCGAGATCGAGCGGTCGCTGGGCGTCGCGCCGCAGGTGGTGCGCACCGCCCCGATCGGCGTGGTGCCCGAAGACGACATGCTCGACTCCGGCGAGATGACGAAGGTGCTGCCCGGGGCGTTCACCGCTCCCACGGTGACCTCCGACGTCGACAACGCCACGCGGCTGCGCCGTCGCACGCAGCGCAACGCCGCCAAGGGCGGCTGGCTCGTGACCATCGTCGTGCTCTTGGCGGGTCTCGCTGCGGGGACCGGCTGGTGGTTCGGGTCAGGCCCCGGCTCGCAGGTGGCCGTGCCCGACGTCATCGGCATGACCTTCGCGGATGCGGAGGCGGCGCTGTCCCTCGAGACGCTGCAGGCGGTGGAGGACGGCGAGAACAACCTCGAGGTCCCGGCTGGCCAGGTCATCCGCACGGAGCCCACCCCGGGATCTCGCGTGGACCAGGAGACCCCCGTCACCGTCTTCATCTCCCGCGGACCGGCCGAGGTGTCGCTTGCCGGCCTCGCCGGCATGTCCGAGGCGCAGGCCCGCGAGTACCTGGATCAGAACATCGTGCGGGTGCAGGACGAGGTCGCACGGGAGTTCCGCGACGACGTCGAGCGGGACATCGTGCTCGCGGCATCCATCACCCCGCGTGACGGCGGCGACCCGGTGGACTGCAGCGGCGGCTGCGCCGTGCGGCAGGACGACTTGGCATCCCTGACCGTCTCGGCCGGGGCCGTCCCTGACGTCGGCGGCGCATCGGTGGAATCCGCGACCCGCACGCTGGACGAGGTCGGGCTGCTGGTGGCATCCGACACGATCGGCGAGTGGAGCGCCGACATCGACAAGGGCCGCGTCCTCGGGGTGGCCGGTGTCGACGGTCCCCTGCGGCCGGGCGACACGGTGACCCTCGTGGTGTCGAAGGGACCCCAGCCCATCGAGGTTCCCGACGTCACCGGATACACCGTGGCCGACGCGATGCAGACGCTCGCCGACGCCGGCTTCGAGCCCGGCACGGCACTGCCGGAGATCGCCTGGGGCATCTTCACCGTGAGCAACACGTCTCCGGAGGCGGGCTCGTGGCAGCTCCCCGGGACGTCCATCACGGTTCGCGTCACCGGCTGA